In a genomic window of Dioscorea cayenensis subsp. rotundata cultivar TDr96_F1 unplaced genomic scaffold, TDr96_F1_v2_PseudoChromosome.rev07_lg8_w22 25.fasta BLBR01001548.1, whole genome shotgun sequence:
- the LOC120256623 gene encoding auxin response factor 19-like, with product MKGPASGGVAVNAVEVGERKMINSELWHACAGPLVTLPPVGSFVVYFPQGHSEQVAASMQKDIDAHIPNYPNLPSKLICILHNVTLHADVETDEVYAQMTLQPVNISEKEPFLGADLSLKPNKPQTDFFCKTLTASDTSTHGGFSVPRRAAEKIFPPLDFNMQPPAQELQARDLHDNVWTFRHIYRGQPKRHLLTTGWSLFVSGKRLFAGDSVLFIRDEKQQLLLGIRRANRQPNNISSSVLSSDSMHIGILAAAAHAAANQSPFTVFYNPRASPSEFVIPLAKYQKAVYGNQVSLGMRFRMMFETEESGTRRYMGTITGISDLDPVRWKNSQWRNLQVAWDESAAGERRNRVSLWDIEPVAAPFFICPPPFFRSKRPRQPGMPDDETSEMENLFKRAMPWLGEEICIKDPQTQNTIMPGLSLVQWMNMQQNPSFSNPTMQPDYLRSLTGPVVQNFGVTDLSRQLGLQAQLLQQNNMQFNASRLPQQTQQVDQLSKMPLPVNQLNSFTRQQQQLQDINGQQKQQLVSQPFPLSQTESSMIQSQVIVQTQVQQQVPPPVIQGGQPINTNLQSNQLQQLQQQQQQLQPLQQLQLQQLQQQQHLQKQQQPLQLPPQQQQQNKLSAQLPNQANHQLHLPDQIQLQLQKLQHQQQQQQSQNLLLSQPTLQQPQVPQLQEQQRALLETPQMLSNPNSVFQQQAIPQQFPKVPPLNAQFIQSSQQQSQQKLQQHQGLLSEVPGTVIPPSSTNLLSTAGNTLLAAGGAQSALTDDVPSCSTSPSANNCNVPQSVLNRIQQRNTPTPEKTPPPPVTVLNTCSIDTLATSPKVSKDVPKLKTNVKPSMPIPKLQNPGGVAPQTYLHNTVQIDYLDTTSSATSACLSQTDGSLQQCFPLSSYNHPSIFRDGAPDGELQGSDPRNNVLFGVNIDGPLGMPLTTDALLTNNIDSDKFQNHLSGNVVGNYSASKDAQQELSSSMVSQSFGVPDMAFNSIDSTLNENSFLNRTSWPPAPQYQRMRTYTKVYKRGAVGRSIDITRYSGYDDLKRDLARMFSIEGQLEDRQRIGWKLVYVDHEKDVLLVGDDPWEEFVSCVRCIRILSPQEVQQMSLDGDLGNNILPNQACSSSDGGNAWRGQCDQNSGGNPSAGSYEYLE from the exons ATGAAGGGGCCGGCGAGTGGGGGCGTTGCCGTGAATGCGGTAGAAG TAGGAGAGAGGAAGATGATAAACTCGGAGCTATGGCATGCGTGTGCTGGGCCGCTGGTGACGCTGCCGCCCGTGGGGAGCTTCGTGGTGTACTTCCCGCAGGGGCACAGCGAGCAG GTTGCAGCTTCTATGCAGAAGGACATCGATGCTCACATTCCCAACTACCCAAATCTTCCCTCCAAGTTGATTTGTATTCTTCACAATGTTACTCTGCAT GCGGATGTGGAGACAGATGAAGTGTATGCCCAGATGACACTCCAGCCAGTGAACATA AGTGAGAAAGAACCATTCCTAGGAGCAGATCTTTCACTCAAACCAAATAAGCCACAGACAGATTTTTTCTGCAAAACTCTGACAGCAAGTGATACAAGCACCCATGGAGGTTTCTCTGTACCCCGTCGTGCGGCAGAAAAGATTTTCCCTCCTCTT GATTTCAACATGCAGCCACCTGCTCAAGAGCTGCAAGCTAGAGATTTGCATGATAATGTATGGACGTTCCGGCATATCTACCGAG GTCAACCAAAACGGCACTTACTCACAACTGGCTGGAGCCTATTTGTCAGTGGAAAGAGGCTCTTTGCTGGTGACTCCGTCTTATTTATTAG GGATGAAAAGCAGCAACTTCTCTTGGGAATTAGACGTGCTAACAGACAACCTAATAACATATCATCATCAGTTCTATCCAGTGATAGCATGCACATTGGAATTCTAGCTGCCGCTGCCCATGCAGCAGCCAATCAAAGTCCATTTACTGTATTTTACAATCCACG GGCGAGCCCCTCTGAATTTGTTATTCCTTTAGCCAAGTATCAGAAGGCAGTTTACGGCAACCAAGTATCACTAGGCATGCGTTTCCGGATGATGTTTGAAACAGAAGAATCTGGAACAAGAAG ATACATGGGGACAATTACGGGTATTAGTGATCTAGATCCTGTTAGATGGAAAAACTCTCAGTGGCGAAATTTACAG GTAGCATGGGATGAATCTGCAGCTGGTGAAAGGCGTAACAGAGTTTCTCTCTGGGATATTGAACCTGTAGCCGCCCCTTTTTTCATCTGCCCTCCACCATTTTTCAGATCTAAGCGCCCTAGGCAACCAGGAATGCCAG ATGATGAGACATCGGAAATGGAAAATCTTttcaagagagcaatgccttGGTTGGGTGAGGAGATCTGCATTAAGGATCCACAAACACAGAATACAATAATGCCTGGTCTGAGTTTAGTTCAGTGGATGAACATGCAACAGAATCCATCATTTTCAAACCCAACCATGCAGCCTGACTATTTACGCTCGTTAACGGGACCTGTTGTTCAGAATTTTGGTGTTACTGACCTTTCAAGGCAGTTGGGCTTGCAGGCACAGCTGTTGCAGCAAAACAACATGCAGTTCAATGCCTCTAGGTTGCCTCAGCAAACCCAACAGGTAGATCAACTGTCAAAGATGCCACTTCCTGTAAACCAATTGAACTCTTTTACCAGGCAGCAGCAACAATTACAAGATATTAATGGTCAGCAGAAGCAACAATTAGTCTCTCAACCATTTCCCTTGAGTCAAACTGAGAGCAGCATGATACAATCACAGGTTATTGTCCAGACACAAGTGCAGCAGCAGGTGCCGCCCCCAGTGATTCAAGGTGGTCAGCCTATAAATACTAACCTCCAAAGTAACCAACTGCAGCAGCTtcagcaacaacagcagcagctgCAACCACTGCAACAACTGCAGCTGCAACagctgcagcagcagcagcacctaCAGAAGCAACAACAACCACTACAGCTGCCAccgcagcagcaacaacaaaatAAGTTATCTGCTCAGCTACCCAATCAAGCCAATCACCAGTTACATCTACCTGATCAGATCCAACTACAGTTGCAGAAGCTCCAGcatcaacagcagcagcagcagtcaCAGAATTTGCTTTTATCACAACCCACTTTGCAACAGCCTCAAGTGCCTCAGCTGCAAGAGCAGCAAAGAGCACTACTGGAAACGCCACAGATGTTATCCAATCCAAATTCTGTTTTTCAGCAGCAAGCAATTCCTCAGCAGTTTCCAAAAGTTCCTCCTCTAAATGCACAATTTATTCAATCATCTCAGCAACAATCTCAACAGAAGCTTCAGCAACATCAAGGCTTATTGTCTGAGGTGCCAGGGACAGTTATTCCACCATCATCGACCAATCTACTCTCGACGGCTGGTAACACTTTGCTTGCAGCTGGTGGAGCACAATCTGCACTTACTGATGATGTTCCATCTTGCTCTACATCACCTTCTGCCAACAACTGTAATGTTCCTCAATCAGTATTGAATAGAATCCAACAAAGGAACACACCTACACCAGAGAAGACCCCTCCACCACCAGTTACAGTTCTGAATACTTGCTCTATTGATACTCTGGCAACAAGTCCTAAAGTCAGTAAGGATGTGCCTAAATTGAAGACCAATGTGAAGCCCTCCATGCCAATCCCAAAGCTACAAAATCCAGGGGGTGTTGCCCCACAAACATATTTACACAACACAGTGCAGATTGATTACTTAGATACAACCTCGTCTGCAACTTCTGCTTGTCTGTCTCAGACAGATGGATCCTTGCAACAATGCTTTCCACTTTCCTCCTATAATCACCCTTCAATATTCAGAGATGGAGCTCCTGATGGTGAACTCCAGGGCAGTGATCCTAGGAATAATGTACTATTTGGTGTTAACATTGATGGCCCGTTAGGAATGCCTCTGACTACTGACGCATTGCTAACAAACAACATTGATTCAGATAAGTTTCAAAATCATTTGTCAGGGAATGTGGTTGGCAACTACAGTGCTTCAAAAGATGCTCAACAGGAGCTATCATCATCTATGGTGTCTCAGTCATTTGGTGTTCCAGATATGGCGTTCAATTCCATTGATTCTACATTGAATGAGAATAGTTTCTTGAACAGAACTTCCTGGCCGCCGGCTCCCCAATATCAGCGAATGCGGACTTACACCAAG GTTTACAAGCGTGGAGCTGTAGGTAGATCAATAGATATCACTCGCTACTCAGGTTATGATGACCTGAAGCGTGACCTTGCTAGAATGTTCAGCATAGAGGGACAGCTAGAAGATCGGCAGAGGATAGGCTGGAAATTAGTATATGTGGATCATGAGAAGGATGTTCTGCTTGTTGGTGATGACCCTTGGGA GGAGTTTGTAAGCTGCGTGCGATGCATCAGGATACTGTCCCCCCAAGAAGTCCAACAAATGAGTTTGGATGGTGATCTTGGAAACAACATACTCCCTAATCAGGCATGTAGCAGTTCAGATGGCGGAAATGCGTGGAGGGGTCAGTGTGATCAGAACTCCGGCGGCAACCCTTCTGCTGGATCATACGAATACTTGGAGTAA